A single genomic interval of Hafnia alvei harbors:
- a CDS encoding DUF3274 domain-containing protein, with translation MNTPSSKNSKPSPYNPTIVAKNELGVDAKTGGAMTTCYVGLKRPMPCIVILVHGVNDVGEAYQNQESGMIAGLNQRLGRDDLYPHEWKDYALEEETPQMRVCGPGRSPVIPFYWGYKPVDHATWEADQREYRAAMKKSKNSAETPLPYDAYQENNPDKLKKYGNDNNSRFANDCFGNVLDSTAAKGGGTFANATTSLPDMLGPGAGGVVMAAIGFMSRTNWINDGDFTHPIYDNPHRIYQFFAAQRLADLILTIRQNKPTEHDTINIVAHSQGTLITMLANMLVKQEGADPADCVILNHSPYALANTVMEGVQDGHHQTDKARQETFKHFCQLMATNPHASVDGQHSAADTQRLKDRVCLPRESHWDTDPCYSRNNFGKVYNYFCPNDGTVSLRSVQGFGWRGIPDAIANSIPNLRQRVFYQNYPVGGAPASTPFRKPPAGSGDYAYSGKTNQPYSYSDVTPNGEALPKVFTFSLQGQYNDEKVNKKYQHSIEKGSQDENISYSARANALKRAAPPKVVNLPYSLRYQTIGHVLTPSELAVVSVDQLTPVISGRVVGTNDANKMLELRCEKTKRQLEDEWRKSDPITYSQHSSIVANPEVPKLAMAYDLAIGQCLAFELQGGQFWNSLLWRADWRNKNNPNIPAKKYYQTGILPFGVTKVFMSKADEILPTGEFGVVNAFYNASKVIPARYPEIENKEVARLQWDMPKPAGYGEVPYQYGEDA, from the coding sequence ATGAATACCCCGTCGTCAAAAAATAGCAAACCCAGTCCTTACAATCCCACTATCGTGGCCAAAAATGAACTTGGGGTAGATGCTAAAACCGGTGGCGCAATGACCACCTGCTATGTCGGTCTCAAACGCCCGATGCCCTGTATCGTTATTCTGGTGCATGGCGTAAATGACGTGGGCGAGGCGTACCAAAACCAAGAGTCCGGTATGATTGCGGGCCTCAACCAGCGGTTGGGCAGAGACGATTTGTATCCGCATGAGTGGAAGGATTACGCCCTTGAGGAGGAGACGCCGCAAATGCGCGTTTGTGGTCCGGGCCGTTCACCGGTGATCCCATTTTATTGGGGGTACAAACCGGTCGATCACGCGACATGGGAAGCTGACCAACGCGAATATCGTGCGGCGATGAAAAAGAGCAAGAACAGCGCAGAGACCCCGCTGCCGTATGATGCTTATCAGGAAAATAATCCTGATAAATTAAAAAAATACGGTAACGACAATAACAGCCGATTCGCTAATGACTGTTTTGGTAATGTGCTGGACTCCACCGCGGCGAAAGGCGGCGGCACGTTTGCTAATGCCACCACGTCATTACCCGATATGCTTGGGCCCGGTGCCGGAGGGGTGGTCATGGCGGCCATTGGCTTTATGTCGAGGACCAACTGGATAAACGACGGTGATTTTACGCATCCCATCTATGACAATCCCCATCGTATCTACCAGTTCTTTGCCGCTCAGCGACTAGCTGATTTGATACTGACGATTAGACAAAATAAGCCCACCGAGCACGATACGATTAATATCGTGGCACACAGTCAAGGCACGCTGATCACCATGCTGGCCAATATGTTGGTTAAACAGGAAGGTGCCGATCCCGCCGACTGCGTGATCCTCAACCACTCTCCCTACGCGCTAGCCAATACGGTGATGGAAGGCGTGCAAGATGGCCATCACCAAACAGACAAAGCACGTCAGGAGACATTCAAGCACTTCTGCCAGCTGATGGCGACCAACCCGCACGCCAGTGTCGATGGGCAACACTCGGCTGCCGATACCCAAAGATTAAAAGACCGTGTGTGTTTACCGCGAGAATCTCATTGGGATACCGATCCTTGCTACAGCCGAAATAACTTTGGCAAGGTTTACAACTACTTTTGCCCAAACGATGGCACCGTATCTCTCAGAAGCGTGCAAGGCTTTGGCTGGCGAGGCATTCCTGATGCAATAGCAAACAGCATTCCGAATCTGCGCCAGCGGGTGTTTTATCAAAATTATCCGGTTGGGGGAGCGCCAGCGTCCACGCCGTTCAGAAAACCACCCGCTGGCAGCGGTGACTACGCTTATTCCGGCAAAACTAACCAGCCCTACAGCTATTCCGATGTCACCCCCAACGGCGAGGCTTTGCCAAAGGTATTCACCTTCAGCTTACAAGGCCAATATAACGACGAGAAGGTAAATAAAAAGTATCAACACAGCATCGAAAAGGGCAGTCAGGACGAGAATATATCCTATTCCGCCCGCGCCAATGCGCTAAAACGCGCGGCCCCGCCTAAAGTGGTGAATTTACCTTACAGCCTGCGTTATCAAACTATCGGACATGTACTTACCCCCAGTGAACTGGCCGTAGTGAGTGTTGATCAGCTAACGCCGGTGATCAGTGGGCGTGTAGTGGGCACTAACGACGCGAATAAAATGCTGGAGCTACGCTGTGAAAAAACCAAACGGCAGCTTGAGGATGAATGGCGAAAAAGCGATCCGATCACCTACAGCCAGCACTCTTCCATTGTCGCCAACCCCGAGGTGCCTAAATTGGCGATGGCCTACGATTTAGCCATCGGACAATGTCTGGCGTTTGAATTGCAGGGCGGGCAGTTTTGGAACAGCCTGCTATGGCGCGCGGATTGGCGAAATAAGAACAACCCCAATATACCGGCTAAAAAGTATTATCAAACAGGGATATTACCATTTGGTGTTACAAAAGTGTTTATGAGCAAAGCAGACGAAATTTTACCCACTGGTGAATTTGGTGTCGTGAATGCATTTTACAATGCCAGTAAAGTTATTCCTGCTCGATACCCTGAAATTGAGAATAAAGAGGTAGCTCGGCTGCAATGGGATATGCCTAAACCCGCAGGCTATGGCGAAGTTCCTTATCAATACGGCGAGGATGCCTAA
- a CDS encoding PAAR domain-containing protein, producing the protein MKGVIRLGDPLSNGGTVISASGPDFMGKNVMLLGDMVSCSLHGQKTAAQCHPTWMINGKGVVVDGCKAQCGCSINTTLPNAGVE; encoded by the coding sequence ATGAAAGGTGTTATTCGCTTGGGTGATCCACTCAGCAATGGCGGAACAGTGATCAGTGCATCCGGGCCAGACTTTATGGGAAAAAATGTGATGTTACTCGGGGACATGGTGAGTTGTTCGCTACATGGACAAAAAACAGCGGCGCAATGTCATCCAACTTGGATGATAAATGGTAAAGGGGTGGTCGTTGACGGGTGTAAAGCTCAATGTGGGTGCTCCATAAACACAACCTTACCCAATGCAGGAGTGGAATAA
- a CDS encoding DUF3732 domain-containing protein, giving the protein MPRRQYTGTKWINAVNQLFSLISHTAQTLTPDLHIIVMDHTDLKDDGFQIVVSERWRNGVKLIPPRWIAARKQ; this is encoded by the coding sequence ATGCCGAGGAGGCAATATACAGGTACCAAGTGGATAAACGCTGTAAACCAGTTGTTTAGCCTTATAAGCCACACAGCACAAACACTTACGCCTGATTTACACATAATCGTCATGGATCATACTGACCTCAAGGATGACGGGTTCCAGATCGTGGTCTCAGAACGCTGGCGTAATGGTGTGAAGCTCATACCACCAAGGTGGATAGCGGCGCGGAAGCAGTAA
- a CDS encoding DUF2813 domain-containing protein, producing MVHLSNLRIANFRNFETVDIPLSGNIVLLGENRIGKSNLLFASKKLLSNVQSKP from the coding sequence ATGGTGCATCTGTCTAATTTAAGGATAGCCAACTTCCGAAATTTCGAGACAGTAGACATTCCACTGAGTGGTAACATTGTTTTGCTGGGCGAAAACCGCATAGGTAAGAGCAATCTGCTGTTCGCTAGCAAGAAGCTCTTATCAAACGTACAATCAAAACCTTAA
- a CDS encoding type I restriction-modification system subunit M — translation MNKQQLAAKIWESANQMRSKIEANEYKDYILGFIFYKYLSDQLVQFVTKQGMTSEDIKSLNEEDADTVKFVQDSLGYFIAYDNLFSTWVDPKSEFDESNVRDALSAFSRLISPTYKKLFEGIFTTLETGLSKLGESAGKRTKAISDLLHLIKSIPMNSNQGYDVLGYIYEYLIEKFAANAGKKAGEFYTPHEVSVLMSNIIAHELKHKDTIKIYDPTSGSGSLLINIGEAFEKYAKNKDSITYYAQELKANTYNLTRMNLIMRGIKASNIKTRNGDTLEEDWPYFDESDPQDSYYALYVDAVVSNPPYSQNWDPSFKDSDPRYSRFGLAPKTKADFAFLLHDLYHLKPDGIMAIVLPHGVLFRGGEEGEIRKQLIEQNHIDTVIGLPANIFFGTSIPTVILILKQKRQNTDVLVVDASKHFMKEGKNNKLQASDIKRITDAVINRESIDKFSQLVSKQTLRDNGYNLNIPRYVDSSAPAPSWDLHATMLGGIPNGEIAELHHFWQAFPQLHGALFTPKSAAYCELAIAKKEVNASISAHQQVLAFISAYSQAFDGFDEQLNTQLIQNWQSVQRNQQEAALSAELFARLAPIALIDKYQAYQFLNNQWQVISADLEMMQTEGFAATKQVDPNIIIKKKDGKDTEVQDGWKGHILPFDLVQQTYLSHDLKALADKETLLAEIASALEEILESLTEEEKEQDTVKESKDGFANAEVGKAAKAFLKEQKDNKVKFAEESYEAKIIRASKLIDEEKTLKKTVKDAAAALHSKTKTTIEELTDEQVNNLLHLKWIAPLSTELATMPNAVISQLTSQVQALADKYAVTYSQVAHEIKTTEQELAEMMSELTGNNFDMQGLAELTNLLKGE, via the coding sequence GTGAATAAACAACAGCTTGCGGCAAAAATCTGGGAATCTGCCAACCAGATGCGTTCTAAAATTGAAGCTAACGAATACAAAGACTACATACTCGGCTTTATCTTCTACAAGTACCTAAGCGACCAGCTGGTGCAGTTTGTCACCAAACAGGGGATGACCTCTGAAGATATCAAATCCCTCAATGAAGAAGACGCTGACACCGTTAAATTCGTGCAAGACAGCCTGGGCTACTTTATTGCCTACGATAATCTGTTTTCGACATGGGTTGATCCAAAATCCGAATTTGATGAATCAAACGTACGTGATGCGCTCTCTGCCTTTAGCCGTTTGATTTCACCCACTTACAAAAAGCTGTTTGAAGGCATTTTTACCACTTTAGAAACCGGTTTAAGCAAACTGGGTGAAAGCGCAGGCAAACGCACTAAAGCCATCAGCGACTTACTGCACCTGATCAAAAGCATCCCGATGAATAGCAATCAAGGGTATGACGTACTGGGCTACATTTACGAATACCTGATTGAAAAATTTGCCGCCAACGCAGGTAAAAAAGCCGGTGAGTTTTACACGCCTCATGAAGTTTCAGTACTGATGTCAAACATCATCGCCCATGAGTTAAAACACAAAGATACCATCAAAATTTACGACCCGACTTCTGGCTCAGGTTCATTGCTGATCAATATCGGTGAAGCATTCGAGAAATACGCTAAAAACAAAGACAGCATCACCTATTACGCTCAAGAGTTAAAAGCTAATACCTACAACCTTACCCGTATGAACCTCATCATGCGCGGTATTAAAGCCAGCAACATTAAAACCCGCAATGGCGATACCTTGGAAGAGGATTGGCCGTATTTTGATGAAAGCGATCCGCAAGATTCCTACTACGCCTTGTATGTGGATGCCGTGGTGTCCAACCCGCCCTACTCGCAAAACTGGGATCCTAGCTTTAAAGACAGCGATCCGCGCTATTCACGTTTTGGCCTAGCACCTAAAACCAAAGCCGATTTTGCTTTTTTACTGCACGATCTCTACCACCTAAAACCCGATGGCATTATGGCCATCGTACTCCCTCATGGTGTCTTGTTCCGTGGCGGTGAAGAAGGTGAAATTCGTAAGCAACTTATTGAACAGAATCACATTGATACTGTTATCGGTTTACCGGCCAATATCTTTTTTGGCACCAGCATTCCCACGGTAATTTTGATACTCAAGCAAAAACGCCAAAACACCGATGTGTTGGTGGTCGATGCCTCTAAGCATTTTATGAAAGAAGGCAAAAATAACAAACTGCAAGCCAGTGATATCAAGCGCATTACTGATGCGGTGATTAACCGTGAAAGTATCGATAAATTCTCACAGCTGGTAAGTAAACAGACCCTGCGCGACAATGGCTACAATCTCAACATACCGCGCTATGTCGATTCCTCTGCGCCAGCACCAAGCTGGGATTTACACGCCACCATGCTCGGCGGCATTCCCAACGGCGAAATTGCCGAACTGCACCATTTTTGGCAAGCCTTCCCGCAATTGCACGGTGCCCTGTTTACGCCAAAATCCGCCGCTTACTGTGAGCTGGCCATTGCCAAGAAAGAGGTTAACGCCAGCATTAGCGCGCACCAGCAAGTATTAGCGTTTATCAGCGCCTACAGCCAAGCCTTCGATGGCTTTGATGAACAGCTAAACACCCAGCTAATACAAAACTGGCAAAGCGTACAGCGTAACCAACAAGAGGCTGCATTAAGTGCTGAGCTATTCGCTCGTTTAGCCCCGATTGCCTTAATCGATAAATACCAAGCTTACCAATTTCTAAATAACCAATGGCAAGTCATTAGCGCTGATTTAGAGATGATGCAAACCGAAGGCTTTGCCGCCACCAAACAAGTTGACCCGAATATCATCATCAAGAAGAAAGACGGTAAAGACACCGAAGTACAAGACGGCTGGAAAGGTCACATACTGCCCTTTGATTTAGTGCAACAAACTTATTTAAGTCATGACTTAAAAGCTTTGGCAGATAAAGAAACCCTCCTAGCAGAAATCGCTAGCGCGCTGGAAGAAATTTTAGAATCTCTCACCGAAGAAGAAAAAGAACAAGATACGGTCAAAGAAAGCAAAGACGGTTTTGCCAATGCCGAAGTCGGCAAAGCCGCCAAGGCTTTCTTGAAAGAACAAAAAGACAACAAAGTTAAATTCGCAGAAGAAAGCTATGAAGCCAAAATCATTCGCGCAAGTAAATTAATTGATGAAGAAAAAACCCTGAAAAAAACGGTCAAAGATGCGGCCGCGGCCCTGCACTCAAAAACCAAAACAACCATCGAAGAATTAACCGATGAACAGGTGAACAACCTGCTGCACCTTAAATGGATTGCACCATTAAGCACAGAACTCGCCACCATGCCAAACGCCGTGATTAGCCAACTGACTAGCCAAGTGCAAGCCCTTGCTGATAAATACGCCGTCACCTATTCGCAGGTGGCCCATGAGATTAAAACCACCGAGCAAGAACTGGCGGAGATGATGAGCGAACTCACCGGGAATAATTTTGATATGCAGGGCTTGGCTGAACTCACCAACTTATTGAAGGGTGAATAA
- a CDS encoding restriction endonuclease subunit S: MNMDNMLPEIRFKGFSGGWNYLTLGENAKFTKGQGYSKGDLVTSGTPIILYGRLYTKYQTVISSVDTFVTEKDTSIKSIGGEVIVPASGESPDDISRASVVSEPNVILGGDLNILLPNKKIHSTFLALAISNGRLKKKLSSKAQGKSVVHIRNSDLADLDLILPTEYIEQTTIGNYFQKLDALINQHQQKHDKLSSIKKAMLEKMFPKQGETMPEIRFKGFSGEWEEKELGELAEIVRGASPRPIEDPKWFDSQSSVGWLRIRDVTEQDGRIHYLEQRISKLGQEKTRVLHEKHLLLSIAASVGKPVVNYVETGVHDGFLIFKKPLFELEFMYQWLKSFETKWQQFGQPGSQVNLNSDIVKNLTITIPTNEEQTAIGNYFQKLDALINQHQQQIIKLNNIKQACLSKMFV, encoded by the coding sequence ATGAATATGGACAATATGTTACCGGAGATTAGGTTTAAAGGGTTTAGTGGGGGGTGGAATTACCTGACTTTAGGAGAAAACGCAAAATTCACCAAAGGGCAAGGTTATTCAAAAGGTGATTTAGTTACGAGTGGAACGCCCATCATTTTATATGGCCGACTTTATACGAAGTATCAAACAGTCATTTCTAGCGTTGACACATTTGTAACTGAAAAAGATACGTCTATTAAAAGCATTGGCGGAGAAGTTATCGTTCCTGCTTCAGGTGAATCACCTGATGATATATCAAGGGCGTCAGTTGTTAGTGAGCCGAATGTTATACTTGGTGGTGATCTGAACATTTTATTACCTAACAAAAAGATTCACTCAACCTTTCTCGCTTTAGCAATATCTAATGGCCGTTTAAAAAAGAAGCTATCTTCTAAGGCGCAAGGAAAATCTGTTGTTCATATAAGAAATTCAGACCTGGCAGATTTAGACCTGATTTTACCGACTGAATATATAGAACAAACTACCATCGGCAACTACTTCCAAAAGCTTGACGCGCTGATCAACCAACATCAACAAAAGCATGACAAACTCAGCAGCATTAAAAAAGCCATGCTGGAAAAAATGTTTCCCAAACAAGGCGAAACCATGCCAGAAATCCGCTTTAAAGGGTTTAGTGGGGAGTGGGAGGAGAAGGAGTTAGGTGAATTAGCTGAAATTGTTCGCGGCGCAAGCCCTCGCCCGATTGAAGATCCTAAATGGTTCGATAGTCAATCAAGTGTTGGTTGGTTACGTATTAGAGATGTGACCGAGCAAGATGGCAGAATTCACTATTTAGAGCAGAGAATTTCAAAGCTTGGCCAAGAAAAAACTCGTGTATTGCATGAGAAACATCTGCTGTTAAGCATAGCCGCGAGCGTTGGTAAACCTGTAGTTAACTATGTTGAAACTGGGGTTCACGATGGTTTCCTCATATTCAAAAAGCCACTTTTTGAGCTTGAGTTTATGTATCAATGGTTAAAATCCTTTGAAACAAAGTGGCAACAATTTGGCCAACCAGGAAGCCAAGTTAACCTTAACTCCGATATTGTTAAAAACCTGACCATAACTATTCCTACTAATGAAGAACAAACGGCCATCGGCAACTACTTCCAAAAACTCGACGCGCTGATCAACCAACACCAACAACAAATAATCAAACTTAACAACATCAAGCAGGCCTGCTTAAGTAAAATGTTTGTCTAA
- a CDS encoding type I restriction endonuclease subunit R has protein sequence MITFKTEAQFEQAFIEVLTNKGWEPEILKNKTEADLLQNWANILFENNRQRDRLNDVPLTSTEMQQIIEQIKELKTPLKLNGLINGKTVAIKRDNPADSLHMGKEVSLKIYDRQEIAAGQSRYQIVQQPKFERGSPLRNDRRGDVLLLINGMPVIHVELKRSGIPVSQAVNQIEKYSKEGVFSGLFSLIQVFVAMEPNEAKYFANPGLDGKFNPDYQFNWADFNNEPMNHWKDIASTLLSIPMAHQLIGFYTVADDTDGVLKVMRSYQYYAANAISDKVAKTNWQQLGSAANNPDRLGGYVWHTTGSGKTMTSFKSAQLIAQSKDADKVIFLMDRIELGTQSLAEYRNFAGDGEDVQATENTHVLITKLKSTAPADTLIVSSIQKMSNIFEAVDDEGVATNSADIEKIRAKRLVFIVDEAHRSTMSGGKDNKDGMLITVKKTFPAALFFGFTGTPIHDENHVNNNTTADVFGNELHRYSIADGIRDGNVLGFDPYKICTFKDKDLRQAIALEQAKADSVSDAMSTPAKKKKFNYFMNDVSMAGHKDATGKNIKGIEDYVPKEQYLTVDHQEKVVADILAEWDVLSQANKFHAILATSSIAEAIDYYRRLKAAKPELKISALFDPHIDNDGSSGRGPTFKGDGLEEVMADYNERYGQDFDFARHAAFKKDLAARLAHKKPYERIHTEPSKQLDLLIVVDQMLTGFDSKWLNTLYLDKVIKYQNIIQAFSRTNRLFGPDKPHGIIRYYRYPHTMEQHINDAVKLYSGDKPIGLFVDKLESNIKAMNELVADITELFVNADVENFEKLPDDTETCAQFAKLFNTFNQHLEAAKVQGLHWEQSVYSCTENDVEHEVTRVIDEQTYLSLALRYKELVSKSNGGGGGNVPFDISGYLTEIDTGKIDADYMNSRFDKFLKELNQHQDSASIETTLNELHKSFASLTQSEQKYAKLFLHDLQRGDAQLVEGHTFRDYINTYKDNAENAQLNAVVDALGLDKGLLIALMADSVNDKNLNEFGRFDALKESVDKAKAKAFFEKQDGVTMPLFKLNIRIDQFLKQFIFTQTDDFLSDNDVVSLVL, from the coding sequence ATGATCACCTTTAAAACTGAAGCGCAATTTGAGCAGGCCTTTATTGAGGTTCTCACCAACAAAGGTTGGGAGCCGGAGATACTCAAAAACAAAACTGAAGCCGATTTGCTGCAAAACTGGGCAAACATTTTGTTTGAAAACAATCGCCAGCGGGATCGCTTAAACGATGTTCCGCTTACCTCGACTGAAATGCAGCAAATTATTGAGCAAATAAAAGAACTTAAAACTCCGCTCAAGCTCAACGGCTTAATTAACGGTAAAACAGTAGCCATTAAGCGCGATAACCCAGCCGATAGCTTGCATATGGGCAAAGAAGTCAGCTTAAAAATATACGATCGCCAAGAAATTGCCGCCGGCCAAAGCCGTTACCAAATTGTGCAGCAGCCCAAATTTGAACGAGGCAGCCCCTTGCGTAACGACCGACGCGGCGATGTGCTGCTACTGATTAATGGTATGCCAGTAATCCATGTAGAGCTAAAGCGCAGCGGCATACCGGTTAGCCAAGCCGTAAACCAAATAGAAAAGTACAGCAAAGAGGGCGTATTTAGCGGCCTGTTTTCGCTCATCCAAGTGTTTGTGGCCATGGAGCCCAACGAGGCCAAATACTTTGCTAACCCTGGGCTAGACGGTAAGTTTAACCCCGACTATCAATTTAACTGGGCCGATTTTAATAACGAGCCCATGAACCACTGGAAAGACATTGCCTCTACCCTGCTTTCCATCCCTATGGCGCACCAGTTGATTGGCTTTTATACCGTTGCCGACGATACCGACGGCGTGCTTAAGGTCATGCGCAGTTATCAGTATTATGCCGCTAATGCAATATCTGACAAAGTCGCCAAAACCAACTGGCAGCAACTGGGAAGCGCGGCCAATAACCCCGATCGCCTCGGGGGATATGTGTGGCATACCACAGGTTCGGGTAAAACCATGACCAGCTTTAAATCGGCGCAGTTGATCGCACAATCCAAAGATGCCGATAAAGTCATTTTTTTAATGGACAGGATTGAGTTGGGCACCCAGTCGCTCGCGGAATATCGCAATTTTGCCGGCGATGGCGAAGACGTTCAAGCCACCGAAAACACTCACGTGCTCATTACCAAATTAAAAAGTACCGCTCCCGCCGATACGTTAATTGTTAGCTCGATTCAAAAAATGAGTAATATTTTTGAAGCGGTAGATGATGAAGGCGTGGCCACAAACTCTGCGGATATTGAAAAAATTCGCGCTAAACGTTTGGTGTTTATTGTCGATGAGGCGCATCGTTCAACCATGAGCGGCGGCAAAGATAATAAGGACGGAATGTTAATTACGGTCAAAAAGACGTTTCCTGCCGCGTTGTTTTTTGGTTTTACGGGTACACCTATCCATGATGAAAACCATGTTAACAACAACACGACCGCCGATGTTTTCGGAAATGAGTTACACCGCTACAGCATTGCCGACGGTATTCGCGACGGTAATGTTTTGGGCTTTGATCCTTACAAAATCTGTACCTTTAAAGATAAGGATCTACGTCAAGCCATCGCCCTCGAACAGGCCAAAGCCGATTCGGTGTCGGATGCAATGTCTACGCCTGCTAAAAAGAAAAAATTTAATTATTTTATGAACGATGTATCGATGGCTGGCCATAAAGATGCAACAGGCAAGAATATCAAAGGCATAGAAGACTATGTGCCAAAAGAACAATATCTCACTGTAGACCATCAAGAAAAAGTGGTAGCTGATATTCTGGCCGAATGGGATGTGCTCAGTCAGGCCAATAAATTTCACGCTATTTTAGCCACTAGCAGCATTGCTGAAGCCATTGACTATTACCGCCGTTTAAAAGCTGCCAAGCCTGAACTTAAAATATCAGCCCTATTTGACCCGCACATTGATAACGATGGTAGTAGCGGCCGAGGTCCTACGTTTAAAGGCGATGGTCTGGAAGAAGTTATGGCCGACTATAACGAGCGTTACGGCCAAGATTTTGATTTTGCTCGCCATGCGGCCTTTAAAAAAGATTTAGCAGCACGCCTTGCTCATAAAAAGCCCTACGAGCGCATTCACACCGAGCCTTCAAAGCAATTAGATTTACTGATTGTTGTGGATCAAATGCTCACTGGCTTTGACTCTAAATGGCTTAATACCTTGTATTTAGACAAGGTGATTAAATACCAAAATATTATTCAAGCGTTCTCGCGCACCAATCGCTTGTTTGGCCCCGACAAACCTCACGGCATCATCCGTTACTACCGCTATCCACACACCATGGAGCAACATATTAATGATGCGGTAAAACTCTATTCTGGCGACAAACCTATCGGCCTCTTCGTAGATAAGTTAGAAAGTAATATTAAAGCCATGAATGAATTAGTAGCGGACATTACCGAGCTGTTCGTCAATGCAGACGTTGAGAATTTTGAAAAACTGCCAGACGATACGGAAACCTGTGCCCAATTCGCCAAATTATTTAACACCTTTAACCAGCACCTAGAAGCGGCTAAGGTTCAAGGTTTGCATTGGGAACAATCGGTCTATTCCTGTACTGAAAATGATGTAGAACATGAGGTAACGCGGGTCATAGACGAACAAACTTACCTGAGCCTAGCGCTGCGCTATAAAGAGTTGGTCAGCAAAAGTAATGGTGGTGGCGGCGGCAATGTGCCTTTTGATATCAGTGGTTATTTAACTGAAATAGATACCGGCAAAATCGATGCCGACTATATGAACAGCCGCTTTGATAAATTTTTAAAAGAGCTGAACCAGCACCAAGACTCTGCGAGCATTGAAACCACATTAAATGAGCTGCATAAGTCGTTTGCATCACTCACTCAAAGCGAGCAAAAGTACGCCAAGCTCTTCTTGCACGACTTGCAGCGCGGCGATGCGCAGTTAGTAGAAGGCCATACTTTTAGAGACTACATCAACACCTACAAAGATAACGCTGAAAATGC